A single Leguminivora glycinivorella isolate SPB_JAAS2020 chromosome 25, LegGlyc_1.1, whole genome shotgun sequence DNA region contains:
- the LOC125239501 gene encoding zinc finger protein 135-like, with protein MESNELEILRVKTEVNDDTDTEPSEVAAIKLEPVEDGIEQYLPKVLQPHDLVFTEHMCIKVEAEFVNNEEGESTRGKETADHCENKTNACNNKVTEEAPQVEDSLPVKLQIRNKRSIPLSERYKCECGKQFKQSSNLKEHRRIHTGEKPYACDMCEQRFTKQDALKTHERLHTGDKPYACKHCNKRFRLSGTLKKHERLHTGEKPYLCKICPKAFTQMIGLKRHGRVHLETPTPLPHPCQICDKRFSAPSELDRHQRVHTGEKPFRCDICQKRFAQLVALNQHKRIHTGLKPHTCGTCKRSFADLRVLKDHERTHTGLLYLYLHMF; from the exons ATGGAGTCTAATGAACTGGAAATCTTACGGGTGAAGACAGAGGTGAACG ACGACACTGACACCGAGCCCTCAGAGGTTGCAGCTATCAAACTAGAACCCGTGGAGGATGGAATTGAACAATACTTGCCCAAAGTACTGCAGCCTCATGACTTGGTGTTTACCGAACACA TGTGCATCAAGGTTGAGGCTGAATTCGTAAATAATGAAGAGGGAGAGAGCACAAGAGGAAAAGAGACAGCAGATCATTGCGAGAACAAAACAAATGCATGCAACAACAAGGTGACAGAGGAAGCGCCACAAG TGGAAGATTCTCTACCTGTGAAGCTCCAAATCCGAAATAAACGTTCCATTCCCCTCTCGGAAAGATACAAATGCGAATGTGGCAAACAATTCAAACAATCAAGCAACTTAAAGGAGCACAGACGAATACACACGGGTGAGAAACCTTATGCCTGCGACATGTGCGAACAGCGCTTCACCAAACAGGACGCGCTAAAGACCCACGAGCGCTTACATACAGGGGACAAGCCTTATGCTTGCAAACACTGCAATAAGCGCTTCAGGCTCTCAGGCACTTTGAAGAAACATGAACGACTACACACAGGAGAAAAGCCGTATTTGTGTAAAATATGCCCGAAAGCGTTTACACAAATGATCGGCTTGAAAAGACATGGACGAGTTCATTTAGAAACTCCTACTCCCCTTCCTCATCCATGTCAAATTTGTGACAAACGATTTTCGGCTCCAAGCGAATTGGATAGACATCAGCGCGTACATACTGGTGAAAAACCGTTTCGATGCGATATTTGTCAAAAAAGGTTCGCACAACTAGTTGCGCTGAATCAGCACAAAAGAATACACACCGGACTCAAACCACACACTTGTGGAACATGCAAAAGGAGTTTCGCAGATTTGAGAGTTTTAAAAGATCACGAACGAACACATACAG GGCTGTTGTACCTCTACCTGCATATGTTCTAG